A genomic region of Haliotis asinina isolate JCU_RB_2024 chromosome 1, JCU_Hal_asi_v2, whole genome shotgun sequence contains the following coding sequences:
- the LOC137290836 gene encoding cubilin-like, whose product MASFSLTCVLMLISVPLHFTDAACVPEAITATATQQSIASPNFPERYGSNEDCSWSITASNNEVVHVMSVDVDLHNDGSCSDKIMFYNGANTSAPLLKTTCGEQMVMLQSTVTMMYIRFTSDGMREDKGFYLKIWSAPAYATGCAAAAISVGTNPVFLPMPPMNGNTGVSGCTYILNATSGFVSLDLPGWMESEALACGTGSMKVYDGDGTDSVKMIDSCGSERPFWFLDSSGQTLTIEISTTYTGTMPKQFMLKAVSMPMTVTDCSSVANLPVGPMSSYIWYPNFMTSPGVYCEKTLLAPGTTNRVTVITNTAGQEVACDANPFPVEAIEGASGATLISKTCMPKPMFMSTGPDLRLRAPSGSSQRVLLRVASFASQCNGMYMEMAADNGTAKTAEHEDIQRNSMCMYRVKAPMADEVVNVHIESTLMDMADCVTVYDGTGKTSKLEQMCGSFKKMFSSTGQYLSYEIMTDNKMMKGKVMVKYFSVRKEGGCPKMMNILAKREKVIMTSPNFPMQYPLASMCSWRFVSYRPDYVVVIEVLESNLPENCDDYAFVNDGDSHEADRLGEWCGKRKPTYRGTGQVLMLTFKADDMNMMMTTSGGNMDMMANKGFRFQYYADTLVPRDIEQGTDVLTIAGVLSIIVVACGIIFITYRLCSDRKASKKREDQEPITH is encoded by the exons ATGGCGTCCTTTTCTCTCACCTGTGTCCTGATGTTGATTAGCGTCCCGCTGCATTTTACAG ATGCAGCATGTGTACCAGAGGCcatcacagcaacagcaacacaacagtCAATAGCATCTCCAAACTTCCCTGAGCGTTATGGAAG TAATGAAGATTGTTCATGGTCAATAACCGCTTCTAATAATGAGGTTGTTCATGTCATGAGTGTGGACGTGGACCTCCACAACGATGGATCCTGTTCGGACAAGATCATGTTTTACAATG GTGCAAACACATCTGCTCCACTACTGAAGACCACTTGTGGCGAACAGATGGTGATGCTGCAGTCGACAGTGACGATGATGTACATCCGCTTCACTTCGGACGGCATGCGGGAGGACAAGGGCTTCTACCTGAAGATATGGTCAGCACCAGCAT ACGCGACAGGCTGTGCAGCGGCTGCCATCAGTGTTGGCACCAATCCAGTGTTTCTCCCGATGCCGCCAATGAACGGCAACAC TGGTGTGAGCGGTTGTACGTACATACTGAATGCCACCAGTGGATTCGTCAGTTTGGATCTGCCCGGCTGGATGGAATCAGAAGCTCTGGCATGTGGAACTGGTTCAATGAAGGTTTATGACG GTGACGGAACCGATAGTGTTAAGATGATCGACAGCTGCGGAAGTGAACGGCCGTTCTGGTTCCTCGACAGCAGTGGACAGACCCTGACAATTGAGATCAGCACGACATACACAGGGACAATGCCCAAGCAGTTCATGCTGAAGGCCGTCAGCATGCCAATGACAG TAACCGACTGTTCCAGTGTGGCCAACCTCCCAGTAGGACCCATGTCGTCGTACATTTGGTATCCCAACTTCATGACATCTCCAGG GGTCTACTGCGAGAAGACATTGCTGGCACCAGGCACTACGAATCGGGTCACCGTCATCACCAACACCGCAGGACAGGAGGTCGCATGTGACGCAAATCCATTCCCGGTTGAAGCAATTGAGG GCGCGTCAGGGGCGACACTTATCTCCAAGACCTGCATGCCCAAGCCAATGTTTATGAGTACCGGCCCTGACCTCAGACTGAGAGCACCATCGGGATCATCTCAGAGAGTCCTTCTCAGGGTTGCTTCATTTG CATCACAGTGTAACGGAATGTATATGGAAATGGCGGCGGACAATGGTACGGCAAAGACAGCAGAACATGAGGACATTCAGAG GAACTCCATGTGCATGTACCGAGTGAAGGCGCCCATGGCAGATGAGGTGGTAAATGTTCACATAGAGTCAACTCTGATGGACATGGCCGACTGTGTCACCGTATATGATG GAACAGGCAAGACATCCAAACTGGAACAAATGTGTGGGTCGTTCAAGAAGATGTTTTCCAGCACTGGTCAATATCTCTCCTACGAAATCATGACAGATAACAAAATGATGAAGGGGAAGGTCATGGTGAAATACTTCTCTGTAAGAA AGGAAGGAGGCTGTCCTAAAATGATGAACATCTTGGCAAAGCGAGAAAAGGTCATCATGACATCACCTAACTTCCCGATGCAATACCCACT CGCCTCGATGTGTTCGTGGAGGTTCGTGTCTTATCGTCCAGATTATGTAGTGGTCATTGAGGTACTGGAATCTAACTTGCCTGAAAACTGTGACGATTATGCCTTTGTCAATGATG GTGACAGTCATGAAGCTGACAGACTTGGTGAGTGGTGTGGGAAACGGAAGCCAACGTATCGCGGCACCGGCCAGGTACTGATGCTCACCTTCAAGGCTGACGACATGAACATGATGATGACCACTAGCGGTGGCAACATGGACATGATGGCAAACAAAGGCTTCAGGTTCCAGTACTACGCCGACACGCTGGTACCACGAGATA TTGAGCAAGGTACAGACGTTCTGACAATCGCCGGCGTTCTCTCCATAATCGTAGTGGCCTGTGGCATCATCTTCATAACATACCGCCTTTGCAGTGACAGGAAAGCGTCCAAGAAACGAGAGGACCAAGAGCCAATCACCCATTAA
- the LOC137278643 gene encoding uncharacterized protein, with amino-acid sequence MGDTLQTVLTTLNFVFLFTRWTHVGANCLKFSSDPALHATAVVDGVCYYGFNNNVQYAAAEALCLSESTQLPNFQVEAIQESVYAALGSQYGQHWLGLKKVSGVWKWWDVVTGTGTDMTSPRWEGGSSGECAYSQTSNMGGKWKAVPLTAWYRVVCQEAGVPATTSTATTVPATTVPATTTTVPGGNCLKFSSDPALHATAVVDGVCYYGFNNNVQYAAAEALCLSESTQLPNFQVEATQESVYAALGSQYGQHWLGLKKVSGVWKWWDVVTGTGTDMTSPRWEGGSSGECAYSQTSNMGGKWKAVLLTAWYRVVCQETGVPAPAATAAPAATAATAAQAATAATTATTTEPIILTSDPPTTTSDVPASCSRSYDGGVVTETFSECFTLAGVEETSIITLTSVTRCARTCVAIPHCCSFVFDVTTNACRHFRPTWLGINVTPTSFEKCYTVM; translated from the exons ATGGGTGATACTCTCCAGACGGTTCTCACAACGTTAAATTTTGTGTTCTTGTTTACAAGGTGGACTCACGTTG GGGCCAACTGTCTGAAGTTCTCGTCTGATCCTGCTCTGCATGCAACCGCCGTAGTGGACGGGGTCTGTTATTACGGTTTCAATAATAATGTACAATACGCCGCTGCAGAGGCACTGTGTTTGAGTGAATCGACACAATTACCAAACTTCCAAGTCGAGGCTATCCAGGAGAGCGTATATGCTGCTTTAG GAAGCCAATACGGACAGCATTGGCTGGGGCTCAAGAAGGTCAGCGGAGTATGGAAGTGGTGGGACGTTGTAACCGGAACCGGAACCGATATGACGTCACCGAGATGGGAAGGAGGCTCTTCCGGTGAATGTGCTTACAGCCAAACCAGCAATATGGGGGGCAAGTGGAAGGCAGTACCCCTCACAGCCTGGTACAGAGTCGTATGTCAGGAGGCTGGAG TGCCGGCCACAACATCAACAGCGACGACAGTACCAGCGACGACAGTACCAGCAACAACAACGACAGTACCAG GTGGCAACTGTCTGAAATTCTCATCTGATCCTGCTCTGCATGCAACCGCCGTAGTGGACGGGGTTTGCTATTACGGTTTCAATAATAATGTACAATACGCCGCTGCAGAAGCACTGTGTTTGAGTGAATCGACACAATTGCCGAACTTCCAAGTCGAGGCTACCCAGGAGAGCGTATATGCTGCTTTAG GAAGCCAATACGGACAGCACTGGTTGGGACTGAAGAAGGTCAGCGGAGTATGGAAGTGGTGGGACGTTGTAACCGGAACCGGAACTGATATGACGTCACCGAGATGGGAAGGAGGCTCTTCCGGTGAATGCGCTTACAGCCAAACCAGTAATATGGGCGGCAAGTGGAAGGCAGTACTCCTCACAGCCTGGTACAGAGTCGTATGTCAGGAGACTGGAG TCCCGGCACCAGCAGCAACAGCGGcaccagcagcaacagcagcaacagcggcacaagcagcaacagcagcaacaacagcaacaacgacAGAACCCATCATTTTAACGTCAGacccaccaacaacaacatctGACGTTCCAGCATCCTGTTCTCGCTCCTACG ATGGAGGCGTGGTAACAGAGACGTTCAGTGAGTGCTTCACCTTAGCGGGAGTTGAGGAAACATCCATCATCACCTTGACCTCAGTCACACGTTGTGCCCGAACATGTGTCGCCATACCCCACTGCTGCTCATTTGTCTTTGACGTCACAACAAATGCATGTCGTCACTTCCGGCCAACGTGGTTAGGAATTAATGTCACCCCTACgtcatttgaaaaatgttacacCGTCATGTAG